From a region of the Georgenia yuyongxinii genome:
- a CDS encoding NAD-binding protein, whose translation MGNPLLTFWARLFGPAPTPPEEVLALRGAPREQATAAVFLVLRKMRPPLIVLVLIFAVSVLGLMLIPGQGPDGQPRQMGMLHAFYVMAYTATTIGFGEIPYPYTEAQRLWLTLAIFLTVVGWAYAIGTLLALVQDREFRRAVALQRFARKVARLRQPFWLIAGQGETGRRLGDALDARRRLFVAVDPSETRIAELDTRAYHADVPGLVGDPANPGHLIAAGLEHRHCAGVLALTEDDSTNLAVTVAAGLLRPDLPIVARTLSRHVAEQMESFSRAAVINPFDLFGDRLRLALQAPAGYQLIQWLTGIPGEPMPPRGVPVRAGRWVVCGYGRFGQELTTDLRRAGLEVTVVDRGTTTSTDPSVIRTDEPEDAVMALADVAGAVGLIAATDDDVANLALVAAGRRANPKLFLVARQNAPANEPLYQALDPDLVVVPPAVVAHQVLAYLGSPVLLHLLREIADRDEAWSKEMVDRLVQRCGTGEVVTWQLALTAADTPTLLPWLRTGQARLGDLLRDSHDRELSIAAVALVLVRDGAERVAPGDDLILTEGDEILLGGQPGARQDLDNVLLDEATREYVLHGHEVPSGWLWRTLAARRSARVVDGVSAGGRGAGPG comes from the coding sequence GTGGGCAACCCGCTCCTGACCTTCTGGGCCCGCCTGTTCGGGCCGGCACCCACGCCGCCCGAGGAGGTGCTGGCCCTGCGCGGCGCACCGCGCGAGCAGGCCACCGCCGCCGTCTTCCTCGTGCTGCGCAAGATGCGCCCGCCGCTGATCGTCCTGGTCCTCATCTTCGCCGTCAGCGTGCTGGGCCTGATGCTCATCCCCGGCCAGGGCCCGGACGGACAGCCACGCCAGATGGGCATGCTGCACGCGTTCTACGTGATGGCCTACACCGCGACGACCATCGGCTTCGGCGAGATCCCGTACCCCTACACCGAGGCCCAGCGGCTCTGGCTCACCCTCGCGATCTTCCTCACCGTGGTGGGCTGGGCGTACGCGATCGGGACGCTGCTGGCGCTGGTGCAGGACCGCGAGTTCCGGCGCGCGGTCGCGCTGCAGCGTTTCGCCCGCAAGGTGGCACGCCTGCGCCAGCCGTTCTGGCTCATCGCGGGACAGGGGGAGACGGGCCGGCGCCTGGGCGACGCGCTCGACGCGCGGCGCCGGCTGTTCGTGGCGGTGGACCCGTCCGAGACGCGGATCGCCGAGCTGGACACCCGGGCCTACCACGCCGACGTGCCGGGCCTGGTGGGAGACCCCGCCAACCCGGGCCACCTCATCGCCGCAGGGCTCGAGCACCGGCACTGCGCGGGCGTCCTCGCGCTGACCGAGGACGACTCCACCAACCTGGCCGTCACCGTCGCAGCGGGCCTGCTGCGACCGGACCTGCCCATCGTGGCGCGCACGCTCTCCCGGCACGTCGCCGAGCAGATGGAGTCCTTCAGCCGCGCCGCCGTCATCAACCCCTTCGACCTCTTCGGCGACCGGCTGCGCCTCGCCCTGCAGGCGCCGGCCGGCTACCAGCTGATCCAGTGGCTGACCGGCATACCGGGGGAGCCGATGCCGCCCCGTGGTGTGCCGGTGCGGGCCGGGCGGTGGGTGGTCTGCGGGTACGGCCGGTTCGGGCAGGAGCTGACGACCGACCTGCGTCGCGCCGGGCTGGAGGTGACGGTCGTCGACCGGGGCACGACGACGAGCACCGACCCGAGCGTCATCCGCACCGACGAGCCGGAGGACGCGGTCATGGCGCTCGCCGACGTCGCCGGCGCCGTCGGCCTCATCGCGGCGACCGACGATGACGTCGCCAACCTCGCGCTGGTCGCAGCCGGCCGGCGCGCGAACCCGAAGCTCTTCCTGGTCGCCCGGCAGAACGCCCCCGCCAACGAGCCGCTCTACCAGGCACTGGACCCGGACCTCGTGGTGGTGCCGCCCGCGGTGGTGGCCCACCAGGTGCTCGCCTATCTGGGCAGCCCGGTGCTGCTGCACCTGCTCCGGGAGATCGCCGACCGCGACGAGGCGTGGTCGAAGGAGATGGTCGACCGACTGGTGCAGCGGTGCGGGACCGGCGAGGTCGTCACGTGGCAGCTGGCGCTCACGGCCGCCGACACGCCCACGCTCCTGCCGTGGCTGCGCACCGGGCAGGCGCGCCTGGGCGACCTGCTACGCGACTCGCACGACCGCGAGCTGTCGATCGCCGCGGTGGCGCTGGTCCTCGTCCGGGACGGAGCCGAGCGCGTCGCGCCCGGCGACGACCTCATCCTGACGGAAGGCGACGAGATCCTGCTCGGCGGGCAGCCCGGGGCCCGGCAGGACCTGGACAACGTGCTGCTGGACGAGGCCACCCGTGAGTACGTGCTGCACGGGCACGAGGTGCCCTCGGGCTGGCTGTGGCGCACCCTCGCGGCGCGGCGCTCCGCGCGCGTGGTCGACGGCGTCAGCGCCGGCGGGCGGGGGGCCGGACCAGGGTGA
- a CDS encoding TIGR03885 family FMN-dependent LLM class oxidoreductase yields MTTYGFHASHEQIAPSRLLADVQAAEQAGFAMAMCSDHFAPWSVRQGHSGFTWSWLGAALATTSLRLGCVNAPGQRYHPAIVAQAAATLGEMFPGRFWVALGSGQAMNEHITGDRWPTKDTRLRRLEECVHVIRRLHAGEEVTHDGLVTVDRAQLYDRPTEPIPLIAAAISPATAARGARWADGLITINQPLDTLRAVVAAYRDHGGRGPLALQVHLSWAPTHDEALAVARDQWRSNIFAEPLSLDLPTPEHFDIASSDVTDASVTAAVNVSADPERHVAWLTEYAALGFDEIYLHHVGQDQRAWLETAATAVLPALAG; encoded by the coding sequence GTGACCACCTACGGATTCCACGCCTCGCACGAGCAGATCGCGCCCAGTCGGCTGCTCGCCGACGTCCAGGCCGCCGAGCAGGCCGGCTTCGCCATGGCCATGTGCTCGGACCACTTCGCCCCGTGGAGCGTCCGGCAGGGCCACTCCGGGTTCACGTGGTCGTGGCTCGGTGCGGCGCTGGCCACGACGTCGCTGCGGCTGGGCTGCGTCAACGCCCCCGGGCAGCGCTACCACCCCGCCATCGTGGCGCAGGCCGCGGCCACGCTCGGCGAGATGTTCCCCGGCCGGTTCTGGGTGGCCCTGGGGTCCGGGCAGGCCATGAACGAGCACATCACCGGAGACCGCTGGCCTACCAAGGACACCCGGCTACGCCGGCTGGAGGAGTGCGTGCACGTCATCCGCCGCCTGCACGCCGGCGAGGAGGTCACCCACGACGGGCTCGTGACGGTGGACCGCGCCCAGCTGTACGACCGGCCGACCGAGCCGATCCCCCTGATCGCCGCCGCCATCTCCCCGGCCACCGCCGCCCGCGGGGCCCGCTGGGCCGACGGGCTCATCACCATCAACCAGCCGCTCGACACCCTTCGTGCGGTGGTCGCGGCCTACCGGGACCACGGCGGACGCGGCCCCCTGGCCCTCCAGGTGCACCTGTCCTGGGCACCCACACACGACGAGGCGCTGGCCGTCGCACGGGACCAGTGGCGCAGCAACATCTTCGCCGAGCCGCTCAGCCTGGACCTGCCCACCCCGGAGCACTTCGACATCGCCAGCAGCGACGTCACCGACGCCTCGGTCACCGCCGCCGTCAACGTCTCGGCGGACCCGGAACGCCACGTGGCATGGCTGACGGAGTACGCGGCGCTCGGCTTCGACGAGATCTACCTGCACCACGTGGGCCAGGACCAGCGGGCCTGGCTCGAGACCGCAGCCACCGCCGTCCTCCCGGCCCTGGCCGGCTGA
- a CDS encoding M50 family metallopeptidase, which translates to MDDVGAAVGRWWGQAWARMQPDAVGDVGAVVLLVLAAVAAVVLVPPVWRQARVLVTVVHELGHAVVGVLCGRRFTGLVLRGDMSGHAVTVGPARGAGRVLSTWAGYPAPAVVGALSVQAAAAGWAPPVLGVTAALLLGALVRVRSWYTAAVMVALTAVTAALWWWGPATLQAAVVLGMGVFLVVGAWRHLGAVLSRPSPGSDPAVLGQLTWLPRQMWVLSFAVVLAAATWWALGPVRALAGWV; encoded by the coding sequence GTGGACGATGTGGGTGCTGCCGTGGGCCGGTGGTGGGGCCAGGCGTGGGCCCGGATGCAGCCCGACGCCGTCGGTGACGTCGGCGCCGTTGTGCTCCTGGTCCTCGCCGCCGTGGCGGCGGTGGTGCTCGTGCCGCCGGTGTGGCGCCAGGCGCGGGTGCTGGTGACCGTCGTGCACGAGCTGGGGCACGCCGTCGTCGGGGTGCTGTGCGGGCGCCGCTTCACCGGCCTCGTGCTGCGCGGCGACATGTCGGGCCACGCCGTGACGGTCGGCCCGGCCCGAGGCGCGGGGCGAGTGCTGTCCACGTGGGCCGGCTACCCGGCCCCCGCGGTGGTCGGCGCCCTGTCCGTCCAGGCCGCGGCGGCGGGCTGGGCGCCGCCGGTGCTCGGCGTGACCGCGGCCCTGCTGCTCGGCGCCCTGGTGAGGGTGCGCTCCTGGTACACGGCCGCGGTGATGGTGGCGTTGACGGCCGTGACGGCGGCGCTGTGGTGGTGGGGCCCGGCGACGCTGCAGGCCGCCGTCGTGCTGGGCATGGGCGTCTTCCTCGTCGTCGGTGCGTGGCGGCACCTCGGGGCGGTGCTGTCCCGGCCGTCGCCCGGTTCCGACCCCGCGGTGCTCGGCCAGCTCACCTGGCTCCCGCGGCAGATGTGGGTGCTGAGCTTCGCCGTCGTCCTGGCGGCGGCGACGTGGTGGGCGCTCGGGCCGGTGCGGGCGCTCGCGGGCTGGGTCTGA
- a CDS encoding YqeB family protein produces the protein MLPSTTVRPPRGVRLALRVGYPLAGVLLALGLTLILEWVAHSTTFDGVLGRGGYVGEPVALAIGAVLGLVLGLVWALSVLGEALRAHVSSRSVTLVWDDARVSVPRSLVEAVVLDADLVLVGAGTVELARVRCDLDRAELYAALAAHGYPEPLQDDPNGTQFVPWRRTDTELPRQERRLLAARGAALAEGGHGDAELLRRQLAARGVMVRDMHRPGRRSRVQEWRAVAPMVAAPGVTPAVVPSGARRAGRPASATDGLDADSAHAAAVPAPRTLTTAHAAAAA, from the coding sequence ATGCTGCCCAGCACCACGGTGCGCCCGCCACGCGGGGTGCGCCTCGCACTCCGGGTGGGCTACCCGCTCGCTGGCGTGCTGCTCGCCCTCGGGCTCACGCTGATCCTGGAGTGGGTGGCCCACTCGACCACCTTCGACGGCGTCCTCGGCCGCGGCGGCTACGTGGGCGAGCCCGTCGCGCTCGCCATCGGGGCGGTCCTGGGTCTGGTGCTCGGCCTGGTGTGGGCGCTCTCGGTCCTCGGCGAGGCCCTGCGCGCCCACGTGAGCTCTCGCTCGGTCACGCTCGTGTGGGACGACGCGCGGGTGAGCGTGCCACGTTCGCTGGTCGAGGCCGTGGTGCTCGACGCCGACCTGGTGCTCGTCGGTGCCGGCACGGTCGAGCTCGCCCGGGTGCGCTGCGACCTGGACCGAGCCGAGCTGTACGCGGCGCTGGCCGCGCACGGCTATCCCGAACCGCTCCAGGACGACCCGAACGGGACCCAGTTCGTGCCCTGGCGCCGGACCGACACGGAGCTGCCCCGCCAGGAGCGCCGCCTGCTCGCCGCCCGCGGCGCGGCGCTGGCCGAGGGGGGCCATGGCGACGCCGAGCTGCTGCGCCGTCAGCTGGCCGCCCGCGGCGTCATGGTGCGCGACATGCACCGCCCGGGCCGGCGCAGCCGCGTCCAGGAGTGGCGAGCGGTGGCGCCCATGGTGGCTGCCCCTGGCGTGACCCCGGCCGTCGTGCCCTCGGGTGCACGGCGCGCCGGCCGCCCGGCGTCCGCCACGGACGGGCTTGACGCGGACAGCGCTCACGCGGCCGCCGTCCCCGCTCCGCGTACGCTCACCACCGCGCACGCGGCCGCCGCCGCCTGA
- a CDS encoding transglutaminase family protein: MSRTPSRRGTGHERSYRLVHRTSYTYRAAVTTSYGLAMLLPREWSGQRVHQASLTFLPGAAETAEHRDLHGNRVSYFQITAEHTSLDVVASSVVTITRRPLDLANTVQVPWERAVASVSGMRATGQGEQGEGPTAVLAVVESALPSELVLPDEAVREYAMPSFGPTTALVRVVAELAGRIHRDVPEAPIGDGSAGAGNGLAGDGGGSATPSHVLARRFGSSADRAHLLVASLRSMGLAARYVAGYVARGVDVGGADGPHDRADGPHDRADGHHDGPDAATGGCVRSWAAVWLPGGGWVHVDPTGARFIDNRYIVLGWGRDQADVQPLRGVVYGGDAGSPAEELELEVVPSPAS, encoded by the coding sequence ATGAGCCGCACACCGAGCCGCCGTGGCACCGGGCACGAGCGCAGCTATCGGCTCGTGCACCGCACCAGCTACACCTACCGCGCCGCGGTGACGACCTCCTACGGCCTGGCCATGCTGCTGCCGCGGGAGTGGTCCGGGCAGCGGGTCCACCAGGCGTCGCTGACGTTCCTCCCCGGTGCGGCGGAGACCGCCGAGCACCGCGACCTGCACGGCAACCGGGTGAGCTACTTCCAGATCACCGCCGAGCACACGTCCCTCGACGTGGTGGCGTCGTCCGTGGTGACCATCACCCGGCGTCCTCTGGACCTGGCGAACACGGTCCAGGTGCCCTGGGAACGGGCGGTGGCCTCGGTCAGCGGCATGCGCGCCACCGGGCAGGGCGAGCAGGGCGAAGGCCCCACCGCGGTGCTGGCCGTCGTGGAGTCCGCGTTGCCGTCGGAGCTCGTCCTGCCGGACGAGGCGGTGCGCGAGTACGCGATGCCGTCGTTCGGGCCCACCACCGCGCTGGTGCGGGTGGTGGCCGAGCTGGCCGGGCGCATCCACCGGGACGTGCCGGAAGCCCCGATCGGCGACGGGTCGGCTGGAGCCGGCAACGGTTTGGCCGGGGACGGCGGCGGGTCGGCTACGCCCTCCCACGTCCTCGCGCGCAGATTCGGCTCGTCCGCCGACCGCGCTCACCTGCTCGTCGCGAGCCTGCGGTCGATGGGTCTGGCGGCGCGGTACGTCGCCGGGTATGTCGCCCGCGGGGTCGACGTCGGGGGTGCGGACGGCCCCCACGACCGAGCGGACGGCCCCCACGACCGAGCGGACGGCCACCACGACGGTCCGGACGCCGCCACGGGAGGCTGCGTCCGCTCGTGGGCGGCCGTGTGGTTGCCCGGTGGTGGCTGGGTGCACGTCGATCCCACGGGCGCCCGGTTCATCGACAACCGGTACATCGTCCTGGGGTGGGGCCGCGACCAGGCAGACGTCCAGCCGTTGCGCGGGGTGGTCTACGGCGGGGACGCCGGCTCGCCCGCTGAGGAGCTCGAGCTGGAGGTCGTCCCCTCCCCCGCCTCGTGA
- a CDS encoding alpha-amylase family protein, giving the protein MRMTETSDLWWKNAVIYCLDIETFFDADGDGTGDIAGLAERIDYLAELGVTCLWLMPFYPTPDRDDGYDVTDYYGVDRRLGNHGDVVELIRTANDRGMRVIADLLINHTSDQHPWFKSARASKDSPYRDFYVWRSDTPPDTSDQVVFPDKEDSIWELDEKTGEWYLHHFYSHQPDLNIANPRVRDEIMKTIGFWLELGVSGFRVDAVPFFLSDVGLQPEDKEVGDPHTYLKQMRAFLGRRRGDAILLGEVNLPHDEQQLYFGQNGGDELNMLFDFITMQNLYLALARADARPLVDALVRRPPIPPDCQWATFLRNHDELTLDKLSEEERGEVFAAFGPDPEMQVFGRGLKRRVPPMLDGDPRRVRMAYSLLFSLPGTPTLYYGEEIGMGEDLRAEGRMAVRTPMQWSDDTNAGFSTAPARRLVGRVVEGGYGPEHVNAAAQVRDPDSLWNFIRNVIQTYRSCPELGWGSLTVLDQPHHHVLAHQLTWHTSSIVAVHNLSSEPVTVPLRPAVPGATAVMDLLQHGHCDVEDGAVELALEGYGYRWLRVMHDGERRLP; this is encoded by the coding sequence ATGCGCATGACCGAGACCTCCGACCTGTGGTGGAAGAACGCCGTCATCTACTGCCTGGACATCGAGACGTTCTTCGACGCCGACGGCGACGGCACCGGTGACATCGCCGGCCTCGCCGAGCGCATCGACTACCTCGCCGAGCTGGGCGTGACCTGCCTGTGGCTCATGCCCTTCTACCCCACGCCCGACCGCGACGACGGCTACGACGTCACCGACTACTACGGCGTCGACCGCCGCCTGGGCAACCACGGCGACGTGGTCGAGCTCATCCGCACCGCCAACGACCGCGGCATGCGGGTGATCGCGGACCTGTTGATCAACCACACCTCCGACCAGCACCCGTGGTTCAAATCCGCCCGCGCCAGCAAGGACAGCCCGTACAGGGACTTCTACGTGTGGCGCTCGGACACCCCGCCGGACACCTCCGACCAGGTGGTCTTCCCCGACAAGGAGGACTCCATCTGGGAGCTGGACGAGAAGACCGGTGAGTGGTACCTCCACCACTTCTACTCCCACCAGCCCGACCTCAACATCGCAAACCCCCGGGTCCGCGACGAGATCATGAAGACCATCGGGTTCTGGCTCGAGCTGGGCGTGAGCGGCTTCCGGGTCGACGCCGTGCCGTTCTTCCTCTCCGACGTGGGCCTCCAGCCCGAGGACAAGGAGGTCGGCGACCCCCACACCTACCTCAAGCAGATGCGCGCCTTCCTCGGCCGGCGTCGTGGCGACGCGATCCTGCTCGGCGAGGTGAACCTGCCCCACGACGAGCAGCAGCTCTACTTCGGGCAGAACGGCGGCGACGAGCTCAACATGCTCTTCGACTTCATCACCATGCAGAACCTCTACCTCGCCCTCGCCCGCGCGGACGCCCGCCCGCTCGTCGACGCGCTGGTACGACGCCCGCCGATCCCGCCGGACTGCCAGTGGGCGACCTTCCTGCGCAACCACGACGAGCTCACCCTCGACAAGCTCTCCGAGGAGGAGCGCGGCGAGGTCTTCGCCGCCTTCGGGCCCGACCCTGAGATGCAGGTGTTCGGCCGCGGCCTCAAGCGCCGGGTGCCGCCCATGCTCGACGGCGACCCCCGCCGGGTCCGCATGGCCTACTCGCTGCTGTTCTCCCTGCCCGGCACCCCGACGCTGTACTACGGCGAGGAGATCGGCATGGGCGAGGACCTGCGCGCCGAGGGCCGGATGGCTGTGCGCACGCCCATGCAGTGGTCGGACGACACCAATGCCGGCTTCTCCACCGCCCCGGCGCGCCGGCTGGTCGGCCGTGTCGTCGAGGGCGGCTACGGGCCCGAGCACGTCAATGCGGCCGCCCAGGTGCGCGACCCGGACTCGCTGTGGAACTTCATCCGCAACGTCATTCAGACCTACCGCTCCTGCCCGGAGCTGGGGTGGGGGTCGCTGACCGTCCTGGACCAGCCCCACCACCACGTGCTCGCCCACCAGCTCACCTGGCACACCTCCTCGATCGTGGCGGTGCACAACCTCTCCTCCGAGCCGGTCACCGTGCCGCTCAGGCCGGCCGTGCCCGGCGCCACCGCCGTGATGGACCTGCTGCAGCACGGTCACTGCGACGTGGAGGACGGCGCCGTCGAGCTGGCGCTGGAGGGGTACGGCTACCGGTGGCTGCGGGTGATGCACGACGGCGAGCGTCGCCTGCCCTGA
- a CDS encoding DUF6394 family protein, which yields MNLEKVIFGFFVVLAATLNFGFFLGDIADPAVHNPIELFAAVVVNLIATVLKFGDRTQIGAVHLATSLVADLQLIAAATVWSYAEATTVGLPSPEATASVVSLSGGALLANLISVTLLLVETVSFHRR from the coding sequence ATGAACCTCGAGAAGGTGATCTTCGGCTTCTTCGTGGTGCTCGCCGCCACCTTGAACTTCGGCTTCTTCCTCGGCGACATCGCCGACCCGGCGGTGCACAACCCGATCGAGCTGTTCGCAGCAGTCGTCGTCAACCTCATCGCCACCGTGCTCAAGTTCGGCGATCGGACGCAGATCGGCGCCGTGCACCTGGCCACCAGCCTGGTGGCGGACCTGCAGCTCATCGCGGCCGCCACGGTGTGGTCCTACGCCGAGGCGACGACGGTCGGCCTGCCGAGCCCGGAAGCCACCGCCTCCGTGGTGTCCCTGTCCGGCGGGGCGCTGCTGGCCAACCTCATCTCGGTCACGCTGCTCCTCGTCGAGACCGTCTCCTTCCACCGCCGGTAG
- a CDS encoding circularly permuted type 2 ATP-grasp protein, with protein MDLLDSYRANGPGHDEMLQATGPARAAWQQLAEQARLGQGDRLDASRGEVMRLLQDEGVLTTDPARSWQLDPLPVLMDEQEWHRLDAALRQRAELFDQVLTDLYGERRLLTTGLLPPEVVLGHPGFVHAADRIRLPGPHQLFHCAVDLARNADGAWTVLADRTDVPIGLGYVMADRRVVSEVLAGLYRESRTRRVGPYYQALRESLQAVAPPGAEESPRVAVLTPGPGDPATFDHGYLAAMLGLPIVDSGDLVVQDGRAWVRSLGRLEPVDVLLRGVAAADVDPLELRGGSGRGTPGLVHAARSGALSIVNTLGVGVLESPALLTYLPRLARALRGEDLAIPSAVTYWCGDRSMCSHVIANLGRLIIRPTAGSERPLLGWALTLDERADLAARIAERPGAWVGQEPVEASTTPTVRDGSLVPQPTALRTFALARPEGYMVMSGAMAHVGPVPQVMVDGEPGTAKDVWVLAPEPVAAPGLPAGGTLPGRPADATVSPRAGEDLFRLGRHTEQAESTVRLLMAVADRWDDYARTQPAAAQDARPAGAVGPESAAGPTGAVGPEDHLSLARGDAAGHAALDVLVAGLHRLTAHAQLPSLVTDESLPGSAAWAVARTAEDAAGVRDNLPRDLWRAIASLQRTVREEAARQRGADGTQLGLAPALSRLLESLMALQGGYGESLVRDAGWRLLEAGRRLERASRVVATLAATVVERHDPATEALVAESVLVANESVLTYRRRFPAGGLAGVLELLLLDGSNPRAVRFQLDQLRHHLGELPAVGRAPASRDQLLDEVFDLLTELRTDRAAAERGHGARGHLAQTLESIGWRLDELAKEIARVHFSRPVLAHWPDGTGR; from the coding sequence GTGGACCTGCTCGACTCGTACCGGGCCAACGGTCCCGGGCACGACGAGATGCTCCAGGCCACCGGCCCGGCCCGCGCCGCGTGGCAACAGCTCGCCGAGCAGGCCCGGCTGGGCCAGGGCGACAGGCTCGACGCCAGCCGCGGCGAGGTCATGCGGCTCCTGCAGGACGAGGGCGTGCTCACTACGGACCCCGCGCGCTCCTGGCAGCTTGACCCGCTGCCGGTGCTGATGGACGAACAGGAGTGGCACCGGCTGGATGCGGCCCTGCGGCAGCGGGCCGAGCTGTTCGACCAGGTACTCACCGACCTCTACGGCGAGCGGAGGCTGCTCACCACCGGGCTGCTCCCGCCCGAGGTGGTGCTCGGCCACCCGGGCTTCGTGCATGCCGCCGACCGCATCCGCCTGCCCGGCCCGCACCAGCTGTTCCACTGCGCCGTCGACCTCGCCCGCAACGCCGACGGCGCGTGGACGGTGCTCGCCGACCGCACCGACGTCCCGATCGGGCTCGGCTACGTCATGGCGGACCGCCGCGTGGTGTCGGAGGTGCTCGCCGGGCTGTACCGCGAGTCCCGCACCCGCCGGGTAGGCCCGTACTACCAGGCGCTGCGTGAGTCGTTGCAGGCGGTCGCCCCGCCCGGTGCCGAGGAGAGCCCACGAGTCGCCGTGCTGACGCCCGGACCGGGTGATCCGGCGACGTTCGACCACGGCTACCTCGCCGCGATGCTCGGCCTGCCGATCGTCGACAGCGGCGACCTGGTGGTCCAGGACGGGCGGGCCTGGGTGCGCTCCCTCGGCCGGCTCGAACCGGTCGACGTGCTGCTGCGCGGTGTCGCCGCCGCGGACGTGGACCCTCTGGAGCTGCGTGGCGGCTCGGGGCGGGGGACCCCGGGCCTGGTGCACGCAGCCCGCAGCGGCGCGCTGAGCATCGTCAACACCCTGGGGGTCGGCGTTCTGGAGAGCCCGGCTCTGCTCACCTACCTGCCCCGTCTGGCCCGGGCGCTGCGCGGGGAGGACCTGGCCATCCCCTCGGCCGTGACCTACTGGTGCGGCGACCGCTCGATGTGCTCGCACGTGATCGCCAACCTGGGCCGGCTCATCATCCGCCCCACCGCGGGGTCCGAGCGGCCGCTGCTGGGCTGGGCACTGACCTTGGACGAGCGCGCCGACCTGGCCGCCCGCATCGCCGAGCGGCCCGGGGCGTGGGTGGGGCAGGAGCCCGTGGAAGCCTCCACCACCCCGACGGTGCGCGACGGCTCGCTCGTCCCGCAGCCGACGGCGCTGCGGACCTTCGCGCTCGCCCGGCCCGAGGGGTACATGGTCATGAGCGGGGCGATGGCCCATGTCGGCCCCGTCCCGCAGGTGATGGTCGACGGAGAGCCCGGCACCGCGAAGGACGTCTGGGTGCTGGCCCCCGAGCCGGTCGCCGCGCCGGGTCTGCCGGCGGGGGGCACCCTGCCCGGTCGTCCGGCGGACGCCACGGTCTCGCCCCGCGCCGGCGAGGACCTCTTCCGGCTCGGCCGCCACACGGAGCAGGCCGAGTCGACCGTCCGGCTGCTGATGGCCGTGGCCGACCGCTGGGACGACTACGCCCGCACCCAGCCAGCCGCCGCCCAGGACGCGAGGCCCGCGGGCGCCGTCGGGCCCGAGAGTGCCGCCGGGCCCACGGGCGCCGTCGGGCCCGAGGACCACCTGTCCCTGGCCCGGGGCGACGCCGCGGGACATGCCGCGCTCGACGTGCTGGTGGCGGGGCTGCACCGCCTGACCGCCCACGCCCAGCTACCCTCGCTGGTCACGGACGAGTCCCTGCCCGGCTCGGCGGCGTGGGCCGTCGCACGGACGGCCGAGGATGCGGCCGGGGTGCGGGACAACCTGCCGCGCGACCTCTGGCGGGCGATCGCGAGCCTGCAGCGCACGGTGCGCGAGGAGGCCGCCCGGCAGCGGGGCGCGGACGGCACCCAGCTGGGACTGGCACCGGCCCTGTCCCGGTTGCTGGAGAGCCTGATGGCGCTCCAGGGCGGGTACGGCGAGTCCTTGGTCCGCGATGCCGGCTGGCGGCTCCTGGAGGCGGGCCGCCGGCTCGAGCGCGCCAGCCGCGTGGTCGCCACCCTCGCGGCCACGGTGGTCGAGCGCCACGACCCGGCCACCGAGGCGCTGGTGGCGGAGTCGGTTCTGGTCGCCAACGAGTCGGTCCTCACCTATCGCCGCCGGTTCCCTGCGGGCGGCCTGGCCGGGGTGCTGGAGCTCCTGCTGCTGGACGGGTCGAACCCACGTGCCGTGCGGTTCCAGCTCGACCAGCTCCGCCACCACCTCGGTGAGCTGCCCGCCGTCGGCCGCGCGCCGGCCTCGCGCGACCAGCTGCTCGACGAGGTCTTCGACCTGCTCACGGAGCTGCGCACCGACCGTGCCGCGGCGGAACGAGGCCACGGGGCGCGGGGGCATCTCGCGCAGACCCTGGAGTCGATCGGCTGGCGGCTGGACGAGCTGGCCAAGGAGATCGCGCGCGTGCACTTCTCGCGGCCCGTGCTCGCGCACTGGCCCGACGGGACGGGACGATGA
- a CDS encoding ArsR/SmtB family transcription factor, with the protein MTQRTVLPLAEECCAPIAREPLGARSAVELAGILKAIAEPTRLRLLSLISAQPEGSMCVCDLTEPVGLTQPTVSHHLKVLVDAGILTREKRGVNAYYALVPEALDSLAAVLATSTP; encoded by the coding sequence ATGACTCAGCGGACCGTGCTGCCCCTCGCGGAGGAGTGCTGCGCGCCGATCGCGCGCGAACCACTAGGAGCGCGCTCCGCCGTCGAGCTCGCCGGCATCCTCAAGGCCATCGCCGAGCCGACCCGGCTGCGTCTGCTCTCCCTCATCTCGGCACAGCCCGAAGGGTCGATGTGCGTGTGCGATCTGACCGAGCCGGTGGGCCTGACCCAACCGACGGTCTCCCACCACCTCAAGGTGCTCGTCGACGCGGGCATCCTCACCCGCGAGAAGCGCGGCGTGAACGCCTACTACGCGCTCGTGCCCGAGGCCCTCGACAGCCTCGCCGCCGTCCTGGCCACCTCGACGCCCTGA